Proteins encoded together in one Salmo trutta chromosome 3, fSalTru1.1, whole genome shotgun sequence window:
- the LOC115176609 gene encoding mediator of RNA polymerase II transcription subunit 18 — protein MEAPPVSVLPITGGTINMMEYLLQGSVLDQALESLLHRLRGLCDNMEPETFADHELVYLLKGQQGNPFLLRARRSLSHPTVPWHLRYLGQPEVGDKSRHVLVRNCVDVAASHSLPDFLNEMGFRMDHEFVAKGHIFRKGVLKVVVSKLSRILVPGNTENTEPLSLSYLVELSVLAPAGQDTMSEDMRSFAEQLKPLVHLEKIDPKRHM, from the exons ATGGAGGCCCCACCAGTCTCAGTGCTGCCCATCACGGGGGGCACAATTAACATGATGGAGTACCTGCTGCAAG GCAGCGTCTTGGACCAGGCCCTCGAAAGCCTATTGCACCGCCTCCGGGGCCTTTGTGACAACATGGAACCCGAGACGTTTGCCGACCATGAGCTGGTCTACCTGCTGAAGGGCCAGCAGGGCAACCCGTTCCTGTTGCGAGCCCGCCGCTCCCTCTCCCACCCCACAGTGCCCTGGCACCTGCGCTACCTGGGCCAGCCGGAGGTGGGTGACAAGTCCCGCCACGTGCTGGTTCGCAACTGTGTGGATGTGGCCGCCTCGCACAGCCTGCCCGACTTCCTCAATGAAATGGGCTTCCGCATGGACCACGAGTTCGTAGCCAAGGGCCACATTTTCCGCAAAGGCGTGCTCAAAGTGGTGGTGAGTAAACTGTCTCGTATCCTGGTCCCCGGGAATACAGAGAACACTGAGCCGCTGTCACTCTCCTACCTGGTGGAGCTCAGTGTGTTGGCCCCCGCGGGCCAGGATACCATGTCAGAGGACATGCGCAGCTTCGCTGAGCAGCTCAAGCCCCTGGTTCACCTGGAGAAGATTGACCCCAAGAGACACATGTAA
- the LOC115176602 gene encoding cytochrome P450 4B1 — MELFETLKKVTLDSYRIHHLVAIFSLVYVILKISKLIVKRNEWIRALETFPGPPKHWLFGHVREFKQDGNDMYKVVKWGESYPLAFQMWFGPFVSILNIHHPDYVKTILASTEPKDDLSYRFLIPWIGDGLLVSGGQKWFRHRRLLTPGFHYDVLKPYVKMMADSAKTMLDKWETHSKSDESFELFEHVSLMTLDSIMKCAFSSNTNCQTVGGGESGTNSYIKAVYELSDLVNVRFRTFPYHSEWIFQLSPHGYKYRKACNVAHSHTEEIIRNRKEALKDEKELGRIQAKRNLDFLDILLCARDEDQQGLSDEAIRAEVDTFMFEGHDTTASGISWTLYSLACNPEHQQICRDEVISALEGRDTMEWEDLSKIPYTTMCIKESLRLYPPVPGMSRKLTKPMTFFDGRTVPKGCLVGTSIFGIHRNATVWENPNAFDPLRFLPKNSAKRSPHAFVPFSAGPRNCIGQNFAMNEMKVVVAQTLKRYQLTEDPTKKPKMIPRLVLRSLNGIHVKIKPVDLVP; from the exons ATGGAGTTATTTGAAACGTTGAAAAAAGTGACGCTAGATTCCTATCGCATTCATCACTTGGTTGCGATATTTAGCTTGGTCTATGTCATTCTTAAAATCTCTAAACTTATTGTCAAAAGGAATGAATGGATTCGGGCGCTCGAGACATTCCCAGGACCACCAAAACACTGGCTTTTCGGGCATGTACGAGAG TTTAAACAAGATGGGAACGATATGTATAAGGTTGTCAAATGGGGAGAATCGTACCCCCTTGCATTTCAAATGTGGTTTGGTCCATTTGTTTCCATCCTCAATATTCACCATCCAGATTATGTGAAAACCATCCTGGCATCAACAG AGCCCAAAGATGACCTTTCATACAGATTTCTTATTCCATGGATAG gGGATGGTTTACTGGTGTCTGGAGGTCAGAAATGGTTCCGCCACAGAAGACTCCTGACCCCTGGCTTCCATTACGATGTTTTAAAGCCCTATGTCAAAATGATGGCTGATTCTGCCAAAACTATGCTG GACAAATGGGAGACTCACTCTAAATCCGACGAGTCATTTGAGTTATTTGAGCATGTGAGCCTCATGACACTGGACAGCATTATGAAGTGTGCCTTCAGCTCCAACACTAACTGCCAGAcagtgggagggggagagag TGGAACCAACTCGTACATCAAGGCTGTGTACGAGCTCAGTGATCTGGTGAATGTCCGCTTCCGGACCTTTCCCTACCACAGCGAGTGGATCTTCCAACTTAGCCCACATGGGTACAAATACAGGAAAGCATGCAATGTAGCACACAGTCATACAG AGGAAATCATACGAAACCGAAAAGAAGCCTTGAAGGACGAAAAGGAACTGGGCAGGATACAGGCTAAGAGAAACCTGGACTTTCTGGATATCCTGCTCTGCGCGCGA GACGAGGACCAGCAGGGCCTGTCAGATGAGGCTATCCGAGCGGAGGTGGACACCTTCATGTTTGAGGGGCACGACACCACAGCCAGTGGGATCTCCTGGACCCTGTACAGCCTGGCCTGCAACCCAGAGCACCAGCAGATCTGCAGGGACGAGGTCATCAGCGCCCTGGAGGGGAGGGACACCATGGAATG GGAAGATCTCAGTAAAATACCGTACACAACCATGTGTATAAAGGAATCCCTCCGCCTCTACCCTCCTGTACCTGGGATGTCCAGGAAGTTAACCAAACCTATGACGTTCTTCGATGGGAGGACTGTGCCTAAAG GTTGTCTTGTTGGAACCAGCATTTTTGGCATTCATAGGAACGCAACCGTTTGGGAGAACCCTAAC GCATTCGACCCACTCCGATTTCTGCCCAAGAACTCTGCAAAAAGATCACCCCATGCCTTTGTCCCCTTCTCTGCCGGCCCAAG AAACTGCATCGGGCAGAACTTTGCCATGAATGAGATGAAGGTGGTGGTGGCACAGACACTCAAGCGATATCAGCTGACCGAGGACCCAACGAAGAAACCAAAAATGATTCCAAGACTGGTGCTCCGCTCACTCAATGGGATCCATGTGAAAATCAAACCTGTCGATCTTGTACCATAA